Proteins encoded in a region of the Pantoea agglomerans genome:
- a CDS encoding heavy metal translocating P-type ATPase, which translates to MADASPDCCSAGSCCSSESLSQPSGPVAERDGSDSVQTRLRIVQMDCPTEETLLRKKLTKLSDVSELEFNLMQRVLTVTHSPQALEPVLQAVRSLGFDPELADKVTRPAGISCSGSKAESACGSCCAPAAVTSGELQAQQLTADGVRTSIRIRQMDCPVEEGMIRKKLDGMSAVKELDFNLMQRVLTVVHAPGTLEPVLAAIRSLGFEPELSDSSGRHAATEEKKNPWWPLALAGVAAAAAEAMHWTGMPEWLEAVLALAAVGACGLSTYKKGWIALRNGNLNINALMSIAVTGALALGQWPEAAMVMVLFTIAELIEAKSLDRARNAIGSLMTLTPETATIQQPDGSWTVADARSVPLDSVVRVKPGERIALDGRVVRGRTSINQAPITGESLPIEKGEGDPVFAGTVNGSGGFEYRVTAAAGNTTLARIIHAVEEAQGAKASSQRFVDRFAQVYTPVVFAIAVAVAILPPLMAGESWHEWVYKALVMLVIACPCALVISTPVTIVSGLTAAARRGILIKGGIYLEEGRKLKWLALDKTGTLTHGKPVQTDVIIYTWVAEDEGRRLAASLAGYSDHPVSQAVTAALEGSQRYDVERFEALPGRGVRGVINDRTYSLGNLRLAEETSSCPETVRATLRELESAGKTVILLCDSHQVLGLFAVADTVKESSREAVSQLHGLDVRTLMLTGDNSSTAQAIAVQVGIDEARGNQLPEDKLRAIETLTAQGTTGMVGDGINDAPALARADIGFAMGAMGTDTAIETADVALMDDDLRKIPAFVRLSKQTYSILVQNIVMAIGIKAIFLALTIAGMGTMWMAVFADVGASLLVVANGLRLLRK; encoded by the coding sequence ATGGCTGATGCCTCACCGGACTGTTGTAGTGCCGGAAGCTGCTGTTCATCGGAGAGTCTGAGTCAGCCTTCCGGGCCAGTGGCAGAACGCGACGGGAGCGATAGCGTTCAGACACGTCTGCGCATCGTGCAGATGGACTGCCCGACGGAAGAGACGTTGCTTCGTAAAAAACTCACAAAACTGTCTGACGTCAGTGAGCTTGAATTCAATCTGATGCAGAGGGTACTTACCGTGACCCACTCGCCGCAGGCACTGGAGCCGGTACTACAGGCGGTGCGCTCTCTGGGTTTTGACCCGGAACTGGCTGATAAAGTCACCCGGCCTGCCGGCATCAGTTGTTCAGGCAGCAAAGCGGAAAGCGCCTGCGGTTCCTGCTGCGCACCTGCGGCTGTCACTTCCGGTGAGCTGCAGGCACAGCAGTTGACCGCTGACGGAGTGCGTACCAGCATCCGCATCAGGCAGATGGACTGCCCGGTAGAAGAGGGCATGATCCGTAAAAAGCTGGACGGTATGTCGGCCGTTAAGGAGCTGGATTTTAACCTTATGCAGCGCGTTCTGACGGTCGTTCATGCACCGGGTACGCTGGAGCCGGTTCTGGCCGCCATTCGTTCGCTGGGCTTTGAACCTGAGCTCTCTGACAGCAGCGGGCGGCACGCGGCTACTGAGGAAAAGAAAAATCCCTGGTGGCCGCTGGCACTGGCCGGCGTTGCGGCAGCGGCCGCCGAAGCTATGCACTGGACAGGCATGCCGGAATGGCTGGAAGCAGTTCTGGCCCTGGCCGCTGTTGGTGCCTGCGGCCTGTCTACCTACAAAAAGGGCTGGATTGCGCTGCGTAACGGCAATCTGAATATTAACGCCCTGATGAGCATTGCTGTAACCGGGGCGCTGGCGCTCGGGCAGTGGCCGGAAGCCGCCATGGTAATGGTGCTGTTCACGATCGCGGAACTGATTGAGGCGAAGTCTCTTGACCGCGCCCGCAATGCTATTGGCTCCCTGATGACGCTGACGCCTGAAACAGCCACGATTCAGCAGCCGGACGGTTCCTGGACAGTGGCAGATGCCAGATCTGTACCCCTTGACAGCGTGGTCCGGGTAAAACCGGGTGAGCGTATCGCCCTTGACGGCAGGGTTGTCCGAGGCAGGACCAGCATCAACCAGGCACCCATTACCGGCGAAAGCCTGCCGATCGAAAAAGGAGAAGGCGATCCGGTTTTCGCCGGGACGGTTAACGGCTCCGGTGGTTTTGAATACCGGGTAACGGCTGCTGCCGGAAATACTACACTCGCACGCATCATTCATGCCGTGGAGGAGGCCCAGGGGGCAAAAGCCTCTTCGCAACGCTTTGTTGACCGCTTTGCACAGGTTTATACCCCCGTGGTGTTTGCAATCGCGGTTGCGGTTGCCATCCTCCCGCCACTGATGGCAGGTGAAAGCTGGCACGAGTGGGTTTATAAGGCGCTTGTCATGCTGGTTATCGCCTGCCCCTGCGCGCTCGTCATTTCCACGCCAGTAACTATCGTCAGCGGCCTGACGGCGGCAGCCCGCCGGGGGATCCTGATTAAAGGTGGCATTTATCTTGAAGAGGGCAGAAAACTGAAATGGCTGGCGCTCGACAAAACTGGCACGCTGACGCACGGTAAACCTGTACAAACGGATGTGATTATCTATACCTGGGTTGCCGAAGATGAAGGCCGCAGACTGGCTGCGAGTCTGGCGGGTTACTCCGATCATCCGGTTTCGCAGGCCGTGACGGCAGCATTAGAGGGTTCGCAGCGTTATGACGTTGAGCGCTTTGAAGCTCTGCCGGGCCGCGGGGTGCGGGGTGTCATCAATGACAGAACCTACAGCCTCGGGAATCTGAGACTGGCTGAAGAAACGAGCAGCTGCCCGGAGACTGTCAGGGCGACGCTCAGGGAACTGGAGTCCGCTGGTAAAACGGTCATCCTGCTCTGTGACAGTCATCAGGTACTCGGGCTGTTTGCAGTGGCAGATACAGTCAAAGAAAGCAGTCGCGAAGCGGTGAGCCAGCTGCACGGTCTGGACGTCCGGACACTCATGCTGACCGGAGACAATTCGAGTACAGCGCAGGCCATTGCCGTTCAGGTCGGTATCGATGAAGCCCGGGGTAACCAGTTGCCTGAGGACAAACTGCGCGCCATTGAAACACTTACGGCTCAGGGTACCACTGGCATGGTAGGCGACGGCATCAATGATGCGCCGGCGCTGGCTCGCGCCGATATCGGCTTTGCCATGGGCGCGATGGGCACCGATACCGCCATCGAAACCGCTGATGTTGCCCTGATGGACGATGACTTACGTAAAATCCCTGCCTTTGTCCGGCTTTCAAAACAGACTTACAGCATTCTGGTACAGAACATCGTTATGGCAATTGGCATCAAAGCAATATTTCTGGCCCTGACCATTGCCGGCATGGGAACCATGTGGATGGCTGTATTTGCCGATGTGGGTGCAAGTCTGCTTGTTGTGGCAAACGGCCTGCGCCTGTTGCGTAAATAG
- the cadR gene encoding Cd(II)/Pb(II)-responsive transcriptional regulator yields MKIGELARQAGCPVETVRYYEREGLLQAALRDQANNYRHYDSAHLERLMFIRRCRALDMTHEEIRVLLQARSQPDADCGMVNDLINEHLLHVQARIRELNMLETQLCELQSHCNANRATRDCGILRELEQADESDDVLPVISSGHLAGSHPH; encoded by the coding sequence ATGAAAATTGGCGAACTGGCCCGGCAGGCAGGCTGTCCGGTAGAGACGGTGCGTTATTATGAGCGTGAGGGGCTGCTGCAGGCAGCATTACGTGACCAGGCAAATAACTACCGTCACTATGACAGTGCCCATCTGGAAAGACTGATGTTTATCCGCCGCTGTCGGGCGCTGGATATGACCCATGAAGAAATCCGGGTGCTGCTGCAGGCACGCAGTCAGCCTGATGCAGATTGCGGTATGGTTAACGACCTGATAAACGAGCACCTTCTTCATGTACAGGCCCGTATTCGTGAACTTAATATGCTGGAAACGCAGTTGTGCGAGCTGCAGAGTCATTGTAACGCCAACCGTGCAACGCGCGACTGTGGCATTTTGCGCGAACTGGAGCAGGCAGATGAGTCGGATGATGTCCTTCCCGTTATTTCTTCTGGCCATCTTGCCGGCAGCCATCCGCATTAA